A region of the Allorhizobium pseudoryzae genome:
CACCAGCCTGATGCTGCGGATGAAAGGCGTCCTTGCGCTCTTCCTCGCACGACTGAGCGAATTGCAGTCCGAGTTCGACCGTCTGCAGCAGACGTTCGGCCCGCGTGTTCTGATGGGACATACACGGATGCAGGCGGCCATTTCGATCACGGTGGCCGACCGGCTTTCGTCCTGGTCCGCCCCGCTTGAGCGCGATCAACAGCGACTGAAGGCGCTGACGGACGACGGACTTCCCGTCCAGTTCGGCGGAGCTGCCGGAACTCTCGACAAATTGCCGGAAAAAGGCGCTGCGGTGCGCGCGCGTCTTGCCGCCCATCTGGGTCTTGCAGATGCCGTCCAATGGCACAGCCAGCGCGACCGGATCGTTGCGATTGCCGATGTCCTGTCGATGATCAGCGGTTCACTCGGCAAGATCGGCCAGGATGTCGCTCTGCTGGCGCAGATGGGCGGTGAGATCCGCCTGTCGGGTGGCGGTGGATCCTCGGCCATGGCGCACAAACAAAATCCGGTCGTTGCCGAAGCCCTTGTGTCTCTCGCCCGCTTCAATGCCGTACAGGTCTCCGGCATGCATCAGTCGCTGGTGCATGAACAGGAAAGGTCTGGCGCCGCCTGGACGCTGGAATGGATGCTTCTGCCCGGGATCACGATGGCAACCGGTGCCTCGCTGCGGCTTTCGCATGATCTCCTGTCGAAGATCCAGTCGCTTGGGCGCGATCCCGAATAGGCGGGCAGGGACTGAACCGTACACCCACAGCGCGGAAATTTCAGATACTGCTAAAAAGACGAGGCATCGCGCTACGCGGTAAAGCTTGCATTTAGAATTTTCCGGTAATGCTCTGTTAGCAATGTCGCAAGGTGGCGGTTCGCCATCCAAGTCCCGCTGACTGAGTAC
Encoded here:
- a CDS encoding 3-carboxy-cis,cis-muconate cycloisomerase; amino-acid sequence: MTISAFEHPYLSGLLGDEETGALFAAQADIRAMLSFERALALAEAEEGVIPSAAANRIAEVCHSFRPDIPGLRQGVAKDGIVAAELVKQLRAAVGGEEAQFVHYGATSQDVIDTSLMLRMKGVLALFLARLSELQSEFDRLQQTFGPRVLMGHTRMQAAISITVADRLSSWSAPLERDQQRLKALTDDGLPVQFGGAAGTLDKLPEKGAAVRARLAAHLGLADAVQWHSQRDRIVAIADVLSMISGSLGKIGQDVALLAQMGGEIRLSGGGGSSAMAHKQNPVVAEALVSLARFNAVQVSGMHQSLVHEQERSGAAWTLEWMLLPGITMATGASLRLSHDLLSKIQSLGRDPE